One Micromonospora sp. FIMYZ51 genomic window carries:
- a CDS encoding acyl-CoA dehydrogenase codes for MTHYKSNLRDLEFNLFEVFGADRAFGQEPYSELDVDTARSFLAEVDRLAREDLAASYTDSDRNPPVFDPATHTAPLPESFKKSYRAFMDSEFWRLDLPPALGGTNAPRALWWALAELVLGSNAPIWMYASGPSFAHVLHVEGTERQKKWAKLFVDKQWGSTMVLTEPDAGSDVGAGRARAIPQPDGSWHIEGVKRFITSGEHDLSDNIVHYVLARPVGVEGVGGPGTKGLSLFVVPKYHFDEETGALGERNGVFATNVEHKMGLKVSNTCELTFGEHGVPAKGWLMGDKHDGIRQMFMIIEYARMLVGTKAIATLSTGYLNALEYAKNRVQGADLTQMADKTAPRVTITAHPDVRRSLLLQKSYAEGLRALVLYTASWQDRVAIAEAAGDEKVTKLAKRVNDLLLPLVKGVGSERAYELLGHEALQTFGGSGFLQDYPLEQYVRDAKIDTLYEGTTAIQSLDLIFRKIVRDNGKALMAVAADIQEFITTEVGNGQLKEERQALGKALAEVQTILGVLTGWLGEAQGGDPRALYKVGLSSRRFLLAIGDLVVGWLLQRQADVALKALAGEVSATDKAFYTGKVAAARFFAREVLPRIGADRRIIEGTDLDIMDLPEEIF; via the coding sequence ATGACCCACTACAAGAGCAATCTTCGGGACCTCGAGTTCAACCTCTTCGAGGTTTTCGGAGCGGACCGGGCGTTCGGCCAGGAGCCGTACTCCGAGCTCGACGTCGACACCGCGCGGAGTTTCCTCGCCGAGGTCGACCGCCTGGCCCGCGAGGATCTGGCCGCCAGCTACACCGACAGCGACCGGAATCCACCGGTCTTCGACCCGGCCACGCACACCGCGCCGCTGCCGGAGTCGTTCAAGAAGTCGTACCGGGCGTTCATGGACTCCGAGTTCTGGCGCCTGGACCTGCCCCCGGCGCTGGGTGGCACCAACGCACCCCGGGCGCTCTGGTGGGCGCTCGCCGAGCTGGTGCTCGGCTCGAACGCCCCGATCTGGATGTACGCCTCCGGCCCGTCCTTCGCCCACGTGCTGCACGTCGAGGGCACCGAGCGGCAGAAGAAGTGGGCCAAGCTCTTCGTCGACAAGCAGTGGGGTTCGACAATGGTGCTCACCGAGCCGGACGCCGGTTCGGACGTGGGCGCCGGGCGGGCCCGGGCCATCCCGCAGCCGGACGGCTCCTGGCACATCGAGGGCGTCAAGCGCTTCATCACCTCGGGCGAGCATGACCTGAGCGACAACATCGTCCACTACGTGCTGGCCCGCCCGGTCGGGGTGGAGGGCGTCGGTGGCCCCGGCACCAAGGGGCTCTCGCTCTTCGTCGTGCCGAAGTACCACTTCGACGAGGAAACCGGAGCGCTGGGCGAGCGCAACGGCGTCTTCGCCACGAACGTCGAGCACAAGATGGGCCTGAAGGTCTCCAACACCTGCGAGCTGACCTTCGGCGAGCACGGCGTGCCGGCCAAGGGTTGGCTGATGGGCGACAAGCACGACGGCATCCGGCAGATGTTCATGATCATCGAGTACGCCCGGATGCTTGTCGGCACCAAGGCGATCGCCACCCTCTCCACCGGTTACCTGAACGCCCTGGAGTACGCCAAGAACCGGGTGCAGGGCGCCGACCTGACCCAGATGGCGGACAAGACCGCCCCCCGGGTCACCATCACCGCCCACCCGGACGTGCGCCGTTCGCTGCTGCTCCAGAAGTCGTACGCCGAGGGTCTGCGGGCGCTTGTGCTCTACACCGCCTCCTGGCAGGACCGGGTCGCCATCGCCGAGGCGGCCGGTGACGAGAAGGTAACCAAGCTGGCGAAGCGGGTCAACGACCTGCTGCTCCCGCTGGTCAAGGGCGTCGGCTCGGAGCGGGCGTACGAACTGCTCGGGCACGAGGCGTTGCAGACCTTCGGTGGCTCCGGCTTCCTCCAGGACTACCCGCTGGAGCAGTACGTCCGGGACGCCAAGATCGACACCCTGTACGAGGGCACCACGGCGATCCAGAGCCTCGACCTGATCTTCCGGAAGATCGTCCGGGACAACGGCAAGGCGCTGATGGCAGTGGCCGCCGACATCCAGGAGTTCATCACCACCGAGGTCGGCAACGGCCAGCTCAAGGAGGAGCGGCAGGCGCTCGGCAAGGCGCTCGCCGAGGTCCAGACCATCCTGGGTGTGCTGACCGGCTGGCTTGGCGAGGCGCAGGGCGGCGACCCGCGTGCGCTCTACAAGGTCGGGCTGAGCAGCCGGCGCTTCCTGCTGGCGATCGGTGACCTGGTCGTCGGCTGGCTGTTGCAGCGGCAGGCCGACGTGGCGCTGAAGGCGCTGGCCGGCGAGGTCTCCGCCACGGACAAGGCGTTCTACACCGGCAAGGTGGCCGCGGCCCGGTTCTTCGCCCGCGAGGTGCTGCCCCGCATCGGCGCCGACCGGCGGATCATCGAGGGCACCGACCTGGACATCATGGACCTCCCGGAAGAGATCTTCTGA
- a CDS encoding DUF6458 family protein has translation MGIGGSIFLIAVGAIFAFAVQADVGWLNLNVVGWVLMFAGVAGLLVTLYFWNSRRRAVVAPAPAERVVTERAVPVQNDRVVQEYREVRRPGPTV, from the coding sequence ATGGGTATCGGTGGCAGTATCTTCCTGATCGCGGTCGGCGCGATCTTCGCCTTCGCCGTGCAGGCGGACGTCGGTTGGCTCAATTTGAACGTCGTCGGCTGGGTGCTCATGTTCGCCGGGGTGGCCGGCCTGCTGGTGACCCTCTACTTCTGGAACTCGCGACGCCGCGCGGTGGTCGCCCCGGCCCCTGCCGAGCGGGTCGTCACCGAGCGCGCCGTACCGGTCCAGAACGACCGGGTGGTGCAGGAGTACCGCGAGGTGCGCCGGCCGGGCCCGACGGTCTGA
- a CDS encoding DUF6458 family protein encodes MGIGSGIFLIAIGAILTFAIRANVWWVDLRAVGWVFILAGLAVLLTTLWYWQDRRKRARTLIVEENRLSHPTAMMPPPPDPPPPTAPPS; translated from the coding sequence ATGGGCATCGGTAGTGGAATCTTCCTGATCGCGATCGGCGCGATCCTGACCTTCGCCATCCGGGCCAACGTCTGGTGGGTGGACCTGCGCGCGGTCGGCTGGGTCTTCATCCTGGCCGGACTGGCCGTCCTGCTCACCACCCTCTGGTACTGGCAGGACCGCCGCAAGCGGGCCCGGACCCTGATCGTGGAGGAGAATCGGCTCTCTCATCCGACGGCCATGATGCCGCCACCACCCGACCCACCGCCGCCGACCGCACCACCGAGCTGA
- a CDS encoding hemolysin III family protein, translated as MTTSARPRLKPVDIGKPRMRGWLHTYAFFVALICGIVLCSIAAARPGWTPLVSCAVYSLTVCGLFGTSALYHRRVWSTRGYQVMRRMDHSMIFLFIAGTYTPFCVLLLDTRTAVIMMSVVWGGALAGVGLKLVWPHASRWISAPLYLALGWVSVAMLPDIHRQGGVTALVLLAVGGAIYTVGAVFYALRRPNPWPTVFGHHEFFHACTLVAAVCHHIAIYFAIFA; from the coding sequence GTGACCACCTCAGCACGCCCCCGGCTCAAGCCGGTCGACATCGGGAAACCCCGGATGCGCGGCTGGCTGCACACGTACGCCTTCTTCGTCGCCCTGATCTGCGGCATCGTGCTCTGTTCGATCGCCGCCGCCCGTCCCGGCTGGACCCCGCTTGTCAGTTGCGCCGTCTACAGCCTCACCGTCTGCGGCCTCTTCGGCACCAGCGCCCTCTACCACCGTCGGGTCTGGTCCACCCGTGGCTACCAAGTGATGCGGCGGATGGACCACTCGATGATTTTCTTGTTCATCGCCGGCACCTACACACCGTTCTGCGTACTGCTGCTGGACACCCGCACCGCGGTGATCATGATGTCGGTGGTCTGGGGTGGGGCCCTGGCGGGAGTGGGTCTCAAACTGGTCTGGCCGCACGCCTCACGCTGGATCTCCGCACCGCTCTACCTGGCCCTCGGCTGGGTGTCGGTGGCCATGCTGCCCGACATCCACCGCCAGGGCGGGGTCACCGCGCTGGTGCTGCTCGCCGTCGGTGGTGCGATCTACACCGTGGGCGCGGTCTTCTACGCGCTACGCCGACCGAACCCGTGGCCCACCGTCTTCGGTCATCACGAGTTCTTCCACGCCTGCACGCTGGTCGCGGCGGTCTGCCACCACATCGCGATCTACTTCGCGATCTTCGCGTGA
- a CDS encoding PP2C family protein-serine/threonine phosphatase has protein sequence MLSDVRTQLLQPGRGPLSPGSRAGLGAALVLLAIVSAMEWADGRGANYIALMVAAPFLAAALASWRIVLGIGAAASILGAVFALAERPVSVSAAVAVAGIALGTGIAAAVAAVRERQAEQIAELSKLAAVAQQAVLRTLGPQVGTLSVAGRYISSTATAEIGGDLYEAIDTPYGVRMIIGDVRGKGLESVRLASIVLGSYRHVAYERADLRAVVADLDRAVARNVGDEDFVTAALVEERGGTLTIVNCGHPAPLLLRRGAVIPLEPPAPAPPLGFMPVVRPRVERLEPGDRLLLFTDGLGEARRDGEFFPTADRAWRLLGHGTVADGLASLETALVEWVHGRLDDDIALVLMEYTGSPSAATAAVPSWEVGATEG, from the coding sequence ATGCTGTCGGATGTACGCACGCAACTCCTCCAGCCGGGCCGCGGCCCGCTGAGTCCCGGATCCCGCGCCGGCCTCGGCGCGGCCCTCGTCCTGCTCGCGATCGTCTCGGCGATGGAGTGGGCGGACGGTCGAGGGGCGAACTACATCGCCCTGATGGTGGCCGCCCCGTTCCTGGCCGCCGCGCTGGCGTCCTGGCGGATCGTGCTCGGCATCGGTGCCGCCGCGTCCATCCTCGGGGCGGTGTTCGCGCTGGCCGAGCGGCCGGTCTCGGTCTCCGCCGCGGTCGCCGTGGCCGGCATCGCGCTGGGTACCGGCATCGCGGCGGCGGTGGCTGCGGTACGCGAGCGGCAGGCCGAGCAGATCGCGGAACTGTCGAAGCTCGCGGCGGTCGCCCAGCAGGCGGTGCTGCGTACGCTCGGGCCGCAGGTGGGCACGCTCTCGGTGGCGGGGCGCTACATCTCCTCGACCGCGACCGCGGAGATCGGCGGTGACCTGTACGAGGCGATCGACACCCCGTACGGCGTACGCATGATCATCGGTGACGTACGCGGCAAGGGGCTGGAATCGGTCCGGCTGGCCAGCATCGTGCTGGGCTCGTACCGGCACGTGGCGTACGAGCGGGCCGACCTGCGCGCCGTGGTGGCGGACCTGGACCGGGCGGTGGCTCGCAACGTCGGCGACGAGGACTTCGTCACCGCGGCGCTGGTGGAGGAGCGGGGCGGCACCCTGACCATCGTCAACTGTGGACATCCGGCGCCGTTGCTGTTGCGTCGGGGCGCGGTGATCCCGTTGGAGCCGCCGGCACCGGCCCCGCCGCTGGGCTTCATGCCGGTGGTGCGGCCCCGGGTGGAGCGGCTGGAGCCGGGCGACCGGCTGCTGCTCTTCACCGATGGGCTCGGCGAGGCCCGCCGCGACGGCGAGTTCTTCCCCACCGCCGACCGGGCGTGGCGGCTGCTCGGGCACGGCACGGTCGCGGACGGCCTGGCCTCGCTGGAGACCGCCCTGGTCGAGTGGGTGCACGGCCGGCTCGACGACGACATCGCGCTGGTCCTGATGGAGTACACGGGCTCGCCGAGCGCGGCGACCGCGGCGGTGCCGAGCTGGGAGGTCGGCGCGACCGAGGGCTGA
- a CDS encoding histidine phosphatase family protein, with protein sequence MTDIPVAGRTLVLLRHAKAEPPTADGIDVARPLAARGRADARAAGAWLARHGLLPDLVLCSAALRTRQTWHEVQLGMTGMPAEGGPAGPVPVVRYETQAYEAHPDELLTLLRGVEPSAGTVLLIAHNPGISLLSELLDPPGASPDGLSTTDLVVHRPAGRWVELGRGTAPISTRHTARG encoded by the coding sequence ATGACGGACATCCCGGTCGCCGGACGCACGCTCGTGCTGTTGCGGCACGCCAAGGCCGAACCACCCACGGCGGACGGTATCGACGTGGCGCGCCCGCTGGCGGCCCGTGGCCGCGCCGACGCCAGGGCCGCGGGTGCCTGGTTGGCCCGGCACGGGTTGCTGCCGGATCTGGTGCTCTGCTCGGCGGCGCTGCGCACCCGGCAGACCTGGCACGAGGTGCAGTTGGGCATGACCGGGATGCCTGCGGAGGGCGGACCAGCCGGTCCGGTGCCGGTCGTCCGCTATGAGACGCAGGCGTACGAGGCACACCCCGACGAACTGTTGACGCTGCTGCGTGGGGTCGAGCCGAGCGCGGGCACCGTCCTGCTGATCGCGCACAACCCGGGCATCTCGCTGCTGTCCGAGTTGCTCGATCCGCCGGGCGCTAGTCCGGACGGGCTGAGCACCACCGACCTGGTGGTGCACCGACCCGCCGGCCGCTGGGTGGAACTGGGCCGGGGCACCGCCCCGATCAGCACACGACACACCGCACGCGGCTGA